The genomic DNA GGTGGTGCTTTAGGGCTCGTTATTAACGGACTTACCTTCAGCATTTCGGCGGCCATAGGGTTCATCGCGCTTTCCGGCATCGCCATTTTAAATGGTGTCGTTTTGATCAGTTACTTTAACCAACTCAAATCCGAAGGTCATTCAGGCCGCGAACTCGTCTTGCGCGGCTCCATGTTGCGCTTACGCCCGGTATTGATGACGGCCCTCGTGGATATCTTTGGATTTTTACCCATGATGCTCTCGCATGGGATCGGATCGGAAGTGCAAAAACCTCTGGCTGCCGTTGTGATCGGAGGGATTATTTCTTCAACAATGTTGACACTGATTGTCTTGCCAACGGTTTATCTCATGCTAGAAGATCACCCTTTGAAAGGTCGTAGAGCATGAGTGCTACTTGCAATGACGGTTGTTCTTCCGGTGAGGCGCATTTATCAAAAACATACCGTAAAATTCTTTGGATTTGTTTTTTAGCCAATGCGCTTATGTTTTTTGTGCAGGCTATATCCAGCATGGCGGCATCATCCGCATCTCTTCTGGCAAATTCAGCCGATTTTCTAGCAGATGCCGTCAATTATGGGATTACTTTATTTGTTATTGCTGGAAGCGATGCTTCAAAACGTAAAGCTTCTACTATTAAAGGAGTATCTCTCGCCGTAACCGGCCTTTGGGCGGCTTTTGAAACCTTGCATCATGCCGTCAATCAAAAAATCCCCGAAGCGGATATTATGGGATGGGTCAGTTTAGTGGCACTAGGAGTGAATGTACTTTGCGCCTTACTGCTCTACAAATATCGCGAAGGAGATATCAATATGCGCTCCGTTTGGATTTGCAGTAGAAATGATGCTCTTGGCAATATTGCCGTCATGATTGCCGCTGTTGGAGTTTTTGCCACTGTCACTGTATGGCCCGATGTTATTGTCGCGGCAATTCTAGCGGGCCTTGCGTTACA from bacterium includes the following:
- a CDS encoding cation transporter, with amino-acid sequence MSATCNDGCSSGEAHLSKTYRKILWICFLANALMFFVQAISSMAASSASLLANSADFLADAVNYGITLFVIAGSDASKRKASTIKGVSLAVTGLWAAFETLHHAVNQKIPEADIMGWVSLVALGVNVLCALLLYKYREGDINMRSVWICSRNDALGNIAVMIAAVGVFATVTVWPDVIVAAILAGLALHGAYQILNQSLRKN